A single region of the Hirundo rustica isolate bHirRus1 chromosome 17, bHirRus1.pri.v3, whole genome shotgun sequence genome encodes:
- the GP1BB gene encoding platelet glycoprotein Ib beta chain yields the protein MNSGILLSLLGFLPLVAPICPVPCKCTTTITDCSLKNLTVENLPAAFRPSAEIIHLGSNRLTSIPNGLFDNLRSLQVVYLQGNPWECTCDILYLRSWLQWQQNRSLYRDVRCSSPEHLQGRIIAYLTEDEIVSTCQHWYCSLALLSQLSLFILLFLQGILVIFIIIYLQKFRRMTAEARSTTRELDQHYVSSSINPSNND from the coding sequence ATGAACAGTGGAATTCTCTTGTCCCTCCTTGGCTTCCTCCCACTCGTGGCACCCATATGTCCTGTGCCCTGCAAGTGCACCACCACCATTACTGACTGCTCATTGAAAAACCTGACTGTAGAAAACCTGCCCGCTGCTTTCCGTCCTTCGGCTGAAATCATCCACCTCGGTTCCAACAGGCTCACCTCTATTCCCAACGGGCTCTTTGACAACCTGAGGAGCCTCCAGGTGGTCTACCTGCAGGGCAACCCTTGGGAATGCACCTGTGACATCCTCTACTTGCGCTCCTGGCTCCAGTGGCAGCAGAACCGCAGCCTGTACAGGGATGTGAGGTGCAGCTCCCCGGAGCACCTGCAGGGCCGGATCATCGCCTACCTGACAGAAGATGAGATCGTCTCCACGTGCCAGCACTGGTACTGCAGCCTGGCTCTCctctctcagctctctctcttCATCCTCCTGTTCCTTCAGGGGATCTTGGTTATCTTCATCATTATCTACCTGCAGAAATTTCGGAGAATGACCGCTGAAGCCCGGAGCACCACCCGAGAATTAGACCAGCATTATGTATCTTCTTCGATAAACCCCTCCAACAATGATTAA